In a single window of the Oscillatoria sp. FACHB-1407 genome:
- a CDS encoding urea transporter produces the protein MVNDASSKPEPLPLHELMARVLMAQEPSSQRKRDLIPALGTMQSLNQALIKRPTLDFVNAILRGIGQVIFVNNPVSGLLILLALLFQSPWVGGMGLLGGIASTLTAMWLKLDREAIRNGIFGYNGILVGAALATFGAINASNFLAWAIAIIVLSALTTWLLKTLGLWIVTTLKCPALTVPFNLVTIGFLAIAPLLFPALFARSVASPAVTAPLDPVPLAESLLTGFGQVFLVDDLIAALLIFVAIAICTPLGALVGLLGSILGVLAGFIMGVSPTALYTGLWGYNAVLTAIAIGGIFYAPNLRSVLIGLACAFISGLVGGVLSLLFSPLGLPSLTLAFCLVTIVAFTILRRSLPSQVPVDLSAITSPEEHLQRFHLAKDIISNFRRQLEIAMLGEQRRFLFESAPASVRGDLRYLFDAIDTNHSNTLSTQELTHHLHQSGQVWSDEELNYLFKSLDVDGSGEIDFEEFGEIILRQRRFMSNFHEFITYFLPIDANGDKAIGVDEMNVALNSVGESSLTSNEIEFLRYRTGTHTMTWNQFIEVLLVT, from the coding sequence ATGGTGAATGATGCATCTTCCAAGCCGGAGCCATTACCTCTTCATGAGTTAATGGCGAGGGTACTGATGGCTCAGGAGCCATCCTCCCAACGCAAGCGTGATTTGATTCCTGCGTTGGGCACGATGCAGTCATTGAATCAAGCTCTGATCAAACGCCCTACTCTGGATTTCGTTAATGCCATTTTGCGTGGAATTGGACAAGTTATTTTTGTCAACAATCCAGTGAGTGGCTTACTAATCTTGTTGGCGTTGTTGTTTCAGTCGCCCTGGGTCGGAGGGATGGGATTGCTGGGTGGAATTGCTTCAACCCTGACAGCCATGTGGCTCAAGTTGGATCGAGAAGCGATTCGCAATGGCATTTTCGGCTATAACGGTATTCTTGTCGGAGCGGCACTGGCGACGTTTGGGGCAATTAATGCGAGCAATTTTCTGGCATGGGCGATCGCAATTATTGTTCTCTCAGCTCTGACAACCTGGCTGCTAAAAACGTTGGGTCTGTGGATCGTGACGACTTTAAAGTGCCCTGCTTTGACGGTGCCTTTTAATCTGGTGACGATTGGTTTTTTGGCGATCGCCCCACTGCTCTTTCCCGCTCTCTTTGCACGGTCAGTGGCAAGTCCTGCGGTGACGGCACCGCTTGATCCGGTTCCACTGGCGGAGTCGCTATTGACAGGGTTTGGACAGGTTTTTTTGGTGGATGATCTGATCGCGGCTTTACTGATCTTTGTGGCGATCGCAATTTGCACTCCCTTAGGAGCATTGGTGGGCTTGCTCGGTTCTATTTTGGGTGTCTTGGCGGGCTTCATCATGGGGGTTAGCCCAACGGCTCTTTACACGGGGTTGTGGGGCTACAATGCGGTGTTAACGGCGATCGCCATTGGCGGGATCTTTTATGCACCCAATCTGCGGAGTGTATTGATTGGGTTGGCATGTGCGTTTATATCGGGGTTGGTAGGGGGTGTGTTAAGCCTGTTGTTTAGCCCGTTGGGGTTGCCCAGTTTGACGCTGGCGTTTTGTCTGGTGACGATTGTGGCGTTTACGATCTTGCGGCGATCGCTCCCGTCTCAAGTCCCGGTTGACCTCTCGGCAATTACCAGTCCTGAAGAGCATCTGCAACGCTTTCATTTGGCTAAAGACATCATTTCTAACTTTCGTCGCCAGCTTGAAATTGCTATGTTGGGGGAGCAGCGGCGGTTTTTATTTGAGTCAGCACCAGCATCGGTGCGAGGTGATCTGCGATACTTATTTGATGCGATCGACACGAACCACAGCAACACGTTATCCACTCAAGAATTGACTCACCACCTGCATCAATCGGGTCAAGTCTGGTCAGATGAAGAGCTCAATTATCTGTTTAAATCCCTGGATGTCGATGGGAGTGGGGAGATTGATTTTGAGGAATTTGGGGAAATTATTTTGCGTCAACGTCGGTTTATGAGCAACTTTCACGAATTTATCACCTACTTTTTGCCGATCGATGCCAACGGAGACAAGGCGATCGGAGTAGATGAGATGAATGTTGCGTTGAACAGTGTGGGTGAATCTTCTTTGACCTCGAATGAGATTGAGTTTTTGCGATATCGAACAGGCACTCACACGATGACCTGGAACCAATTTATTGAAGTGTTGCTGGTAACTTGA
- a CDS encoding PAS domain S-box protein, with translation MSIKTPPKSLPLRIILIVAFVGQIVSAVSLVGYFSFRNGQKAVHDLASQLRGEVTARIERELRGYFEIPHDINRLNADALARGDLDAIDATRGESQLYQQMVIAPTVAFVYCGSSQRGEFFGVLRSPDDGSLQLSYGNRSNNFLRYYYHLNVAGDRTYLIRQADKPFDARQRPWFKRAISAERAIWTDVYIAFTTGLPNITAALPVYDRTGQRLLGVCATDVVLPEEFRDFLRNLEIGQTGQAFVVDRQGNLISNSTDEPLMIGEGQSAKLLPATDSQDPLVRGTAQYLIDRFGAMNNIERSQQLEFYLDGKRQFLEVVPFRDQYGLDWLIAVVVPEADFMGQINANTRNTVFLCLMTLAVAIGISFFTARWMTRPILRVSQASTDIAKGDLDQTINPSAIAEINQLANSFNSMSKQLKESFHSLRQSESANRALVEAIPDLLLRVSGDGTYLHNAIGSDRLRQLFDNAPILANSDVHDTLPPEQAQQRMEAIQRALETRALQVYEQRLMADGKPIDEEVRVVVMGENEVLIMVRDITDRKRAEEALRIAEENYRGIYENALEGIFQSTPIGRFLSVNPAMARTFGYDSPEEMVETITDIDQQIHVDPETSQTLKRRLEQDGRVIEFEYRAYCRTGEIIWVEESTRAVRDDRGTLLYYEGIVQNITERKRREERLRYQLEALKVEIDQKYLDQEVNLITESSYFQDLQAELRRMNPGDTKG, from the coding sequence ATGAGTATCAAAACGCCTCCGAAAAGCCTGCCATTACGAATCATCCTCATTGTTGCCTTTGTAGGGCAGATTGTTAGTGCAGTGAGCCTGGTTGGGTATTTTTCATTTCGCAATGGTCAAAAAGCGGTTCACGATCTGGCGAGCCAATTGCGGGGTGAGGTGACTGCTCGAATTGAGCGGGAGTTGCGGGGGTATTTTGAAATTCCCCATGACATCAATCGCCTCAATGCTGATGCCCTGGCACGGGGTGATCTGGATGCGATCGATGCGACTCGTGGGGAAAGCCAGCTTTATCAGCAGATGGTGATTGCACCGACGGTGGCGTTTGTCTATTGCGGCAGTTCCCAACGGGGTGAGTTTTTTGGTGTGTTGCGATCGCCCGATGATGGCTCTTTGCAACTCTCCTACGGCAACCGCTCCAATAACTTTTTGCGCTACTACTATCACCTCAATGTGGCAGGCGATCGCACCTACCTGATTCGTCAAGCTGATAAACCCTTTGACGCACGACAACGTCCCTGGTTCAAACGCGCCATTTCAGCAGAACGCGCCATTTGGACAGATGTGTATATCGCCTTTACGACGGGTCTACCAAATATTACGGCTGCACTGCCAGTCTATGACCGCACCGGGCAACGACTGCTGGGAGTCTGTGCGACTGATGTGGTGTTGCCCGAAGAGTTTCGAGATTTTTTGCGGAATTTAGAGATTGGTCAAACGGGACAAGCCTTTGTGGTCGATCGACAGGGCAACTTGATCTCAAACTCTACAGATGAGCCCCTGATGATTGGGGAGGGGCAGAGTGCAAAACTGTTGCCAGCGACTGACAGTCAAGACCCACTCGTACGAGGAACAGCGCAGTACTTAATTGATCGCTTTGGAGCCATGAACAACATTGAGCGATCGCAGCAATTGGAGTTTTATCTGGATGGCAAACGGCAGTTTTTAGAGGTGGTTCCCTTTCGCGATCAGTATGGGTTGGACTGGTTGATTGCAGTGGTGGTGCCCGAAGCCGATTTTATGGGACAAATTAACGCCAACACCCGCAATACTGTTTTTCTATGCTTAATGACCCTGGCAGTGGCGATCGGAATTAGTTTTTTCACGGCTCGTTGGATGACACGTCCCATTTTGCGTGTTTCTCAGGCATCAACCGATATTGCCAAAGGGGATCTTGACCAGACGATCAATCCCAGTGCGATCGCTGAGATCAACCAGTTGGCGAATTCCTTTAACAGTATGAGCAAACAGCTTAAGGAGTCGTTCCACTCGCTGCGACAGAGCGAATCCGCCAATCGTGCTCTGGTTGAAGCGATTCCTGATTTGCTGTTACGGGTTAGTGGTGACGGCACCTATCTTCACAATGCGATCGGTTCTGATCGCTTACGACAGTTATTTGATAATGCTCCCATTCTGGCGAATAGCGATGTCCACGACACTCTGCCTCCAGAACAGGCACAACAACGGATGGAAGCGATTCAGCGAGCGTTGGAGACAAGAGCATTGCAAGTCTACGAACAACGACTGATGGCAGATGGCAAGCCGATCGACGAAGAAGTGCGAGTGGTGGTGATGGGCGAGAATGAGGTGCTGATTATGGTGCGCGACATTACCGATCGCAAGCGGGCAGAAGAGGCATTACGAATCGCAGAAGAAAATTATCGTGGTATTTACGAAAACGCGCTTGAAGGCATCTTCCAATCGACCCCGATAGGGCGATTTCTCAGCGTTAATCCAGCCATGGCACGCACGTTTGGCTACGACTCACCCGAAGAGATGGTTGAGACTATCACCGACATTGACCAGCAAATCCATGTCGATCCAGAAACGAGTCAGACATTAAAACGACGCTTAGAACAGGATGGTCGCGTCATTGAGTTTGAATATCGCGCTTATTGCAGGACTGGGGAGATTATTTGGGTGGAGGAGAGTACGCGGGCAGTACGCGACGATCGCGGCACGCTCCTCTATTACGAGGGCATTGTGCAGAACATCACGGAACGCAAACGCCGAGAAGAAAGATTGCGTTACCAATTAGAAGCCCTCAAAGTTGAGATTGACCAGAAATATCTCGATCAAGAGGTCAACCTTATTACTGAAAGCAGCTATTTTCAGGATTTGCAGGCTGAGTTAAGGCGAATGAATCCGGGTGATACAAAAGGGTAG
- a CDS encoding sugar ABC transporter substrate-binding protein, which translates to MLKKHLSSSRFFSVFLGSLLAANVLAACTNNSPNADSNAGENTGENQTTNVAETFPAAQGCKNVGILLPETDTSTRWETYDRPLLEQEIRNAVPDVEIQYANANNNAETQQNQAESVLTRGACILVIGAKDSQTASAIVQSAKASGVPVIAYDRLIQDNDLAFYVSFDNVRVGEMQGQYIIDQLRAGNYGLKSGANVVLLNGSQTDNNALQFRQGALNKLQPLFDSGELNLVFDQYTPNWDLGEAQSLIEGVLTRENNNIQVVYAASDILSTGAIAALREQNLNGKVLVTGQDANASNIQAILTGDQSMTIYKPIIEIASATAEIVAALSEGTDTTALVNATTETNDGAQIPSALSMPQVVDINNIEETVIKDEFLTKEQICQGLPKGTGEICD; encoded by the coding sequence ATGCTCAAAAAACATCTATCTTCAAGTCGATTTTTCTCAGTCTTTTTAGGTAGTTTATTAGCAGCCAATGTGTTAGCTGCTTGCACAAACAATTCACCCAATGCTGACTCAAACGCAGGTGAAAATACAGGCGAAAACCAAACCACAAATGTAGCTGAAACATTTCCGGCTGCACAAGGCTGTAAAAATGTAGGCATTCTATTACCTGAAACCGATACCTCCACTCGCTGGGAAACCTACGATCGCCCCTTATTAGAACAAGAAATTAGAAACGCTGTACCGGACGTTGAGATTCAATACGCCAATGCTAATAACAATGCTGAGACGCAGCAAAACCAGGCAGAATCTGTCTTAACTCGTGGGGCTTGCATCTTAGTGATCGGTGCAAAAGACAGTCAAACGGCCTCTGCAATTGTTCAGTCAGCCAAAGCCAGTGGGGTTCCTGTGATCGCTTACGATCGCCTGATTCAAGATAACGACCTTGCTTTCTACGTCTCGTTTGACAACGTGCGAGTTGGCGAAATGCAGGGACAATACATCATTGATCAACTGAGAGCAGGCAATTATGGGTTGAAATCGGGAGCCAATGTTGTGTTGCTCAACGGTTCCCAAACGGATAACAACGCATTGCAATTCCGTCAGGGTGCATTAAACAAACTACAACCATTGTTTGATAGTGGAGAACTCAATTTGGTGTTTGACCAATACACACCCAACTGGGATTTGGGTGAGGCTCAATCGTTGATTGAAGGGGTGCTCACCCGCGAGAACAACAACATCCAGGTGGTCTATGCGGCGAGTGATATCCTCTCAACGGGGGCGATCGCCGCACTGCGTGAACAAAACCTCAACGGCAAGGTTTTGGTGACTGGACAAGATGCCAATGCATCTAACATCCAGGCAATCCTGACAGGTGACCAAAGCATGACCATCTACAAACCCATCATCGAAATTGCATCGGCAACTGCCGAGATTGTTGCAGCTTTGAGTGAAGGGACTGATACAACAGCACTCGTTAATGCAACAACCGAAACTAATGATGGAGCACAAATTCCCTCTGCGCTATCCATGCCGCAGGTTGTTGATATTAACAACATTGAGGAAACCGTGATTAAGGATGAATTCCTGACGAAGGAACAAATCTGCCAGGGATTGCCGAAGGGAACAGGCGAGATCTGCGATTAA
- a CDS encoding antibiotic biosynthesis monooxygenase, translating into MQQSSSPITLVISEVVEPDRISEYETWTQEINHAAQSFEGFLEVEIIRPRDHDYPEYVIVVKFDNYTHLRNWLTSSTYQHCMDKSRHLISARSQQQLPTGLEMWFTLPQTASRKLPQPAFYKQVIVGVLAVYPLILLANALLGPFLKGLPFLLGLLISVTFVSTLLTYPVMPWLTKQLNFWLYPTATKRTNRGDRLRKR; encoded by the coding sequence ATGCAGCAATCCTCTAGCCCCATTACGCTTGTCATTTCAGAAGTCGTTGAACCCGATCGAATTTCAGAATACGAAACCTGGACACAAGAAATAAACCATGCGGCTCAATCCTTTGAGGGCTTTCTAGAGGTTGAGATTATTCGCCCTCGCGACCATGACTACCCAGAGTACGTGATCGTCGTGAAATTCGATAACTACACTCACTTGAGAAACTGGTTAACCTCGTCTACTTATCAACACTGCATGGACAAATCCCGCCATCTCATCTCGGCGCGATCGCAACAACAATTGCCCACTGGGCTTGAGATGTGGTTTACCTTGCCGCAAACAGCATCCCGCAAACTCCCTCAACCTGCCTTTTACAAACAGGTGATTGTTGGTGTGTTGGCGGTTTATCCGCTTATCCTTCTGGCGAACGCACTGTTGGGTCCATTTCTCAAAGGCTTGCCATTCCTGTTGGGGCTATTAATTTCAGTCACCTTTGTCTCAACGTTGTTAACCTATCCGGTGATGCCCTGGCTCACGAAGCAACTCAATTTTTGGCTGTACCCTACTGCGACGAAGCGAACGAATAGAGGCGATCGCCTCCGAAAACGATAG
- a CDS encoding ribbon-helix-helix domain-containing protein gives MGGKTELDRVVAYIPPEWKQELEAWAEAEERSVSWLVAKLIDKALQERRSQHNPSKVVNMR, from the coding sequence ATGGGCGGAAAAACAGAACTAGATCGAGTCGTCGCTTACATTCCACCCGAATGGAAACAAGAGTTGGAAGCGTGGGCAGAGGCAGAGGAACGATCTGTCTCATGGTTGGTGGCGAAGCTGATTGACAAGGCGTTACAAGAGCGGCGATCGCAACACAACCCCTCAAAAGTAGTCAATATGCGTTGA
- the map gene encoding type I methionyl aminopeptidase, protein MTDLHLLTKHPQPQSHQGIVLLSARELDKMRQVGQLAAQLLQHLEPLVQPGVSTQDLNDEAEQWTQAHGATSAQLGYTPPGHPPFPRSICTSVNEVVCHGIPHPKQILKDGDIVNIDVTPLLDGYHGDTSKTFLVGNPSVTARKLVQVTEEAMLLGIAAIRPGARIGDIGAAIQEHAEVNGFSVVRDMVGHGVGRQFHMAPQIPHYGKRGTGLKLRPGMVFTVEPMLNAGRYDIKVLGDRWTVVTQDGNLSAQFEHTVVVTERGAEILTLP, encoded by the coding sequence ATGACTGACCTTCATCTGTTGACGAAACATCCACAGCCACAATCCCACCAGGGAATTGTGCTACTTTCCGCCAGAGAATTAGACAAGATGCGGCAAGTTGGACAACTGGCAGCCCAATTACTTCAACATCTGGAACCTCTCGTGCAACCAGGCGTTAGCACCCAAGATCTCAATGACGAAGCAGAGCAATGGACTCAAGCCCATGGGGCAACCAGTGCTCAGTTGGGCTACACGCCCCCCGGTCATCCACCCTTTCCTCGGTCAATTTGCACCAGCGTGAATGAGGTAGTTTGTCACGGCATTCCTCACCCTAAACAAATTCTTAAAGATGGAGATATCGTCAACATTGATGTCACTCCCCTGCTTGACGGTTATCACGGTGATACTTCTAAAACTTTTCTAGTCGGTAATCCATCTGTAACTGCTCGCAAGTTGGTTCAAGTTACCGAAGAAGCGATGCTGTTGGGAATTGCTGCGATTCGACCAGGTGCAAGAATCGGCGATATTGGAGCCGCGATTCAGGAACATGCAGAGGTAAATGGGTTTTCCGTAGTGCGAGACATGGTTGGTCATGGAGTCGGGCGACAATTTCACATGGCACCTCAAATTCCTCACTATGGCAAACGAGGCACTGGTTTGAAGTTGCGCCCTGGCATGGTCTTTACAGTGGAACCGATGCTTAATGCTGGACGATACGATATTAAAGTACTGGGCGATCGCTGGACAGTCGTTACTCAAGACGGAAATTTGTCTGCTCAGTTTGAACATACAGTCGTCGTCACTGAGCGGGGTGCCGAGATCCTGACACTCCCTTAA